A genomic segment from Verrucomicrobiota bacterium encodes:
- a CDS encoding ABC transporter ATP-binding protein → MKDYAIQAIDLTKAFPGGAVAVSGLDLQVERGAVFGLMGRNGAGKTTALRLLMGLLRPDHGTALLLGSNLWNAPRGSRSRIAYVSQTEQLPSWMTLGELCRYVSHFYERWNQDVITDLARRWLLPWNRAVGRLSNGEQRKAAIALALAPQPEVLLLDEPAAGLDPIARRELVEELVSVISRGEGCTVLFSTHVTADVERIAECIGFMDRGRLLLSARLDELQASTRRVQIIFPGDSPPQNLSIPGATRTETAGPVVTAITRHADHQYFESLKTRPGVRVQIFPMSLEEIFIEVVGQNTREDFEAARVE, encoded by the coding sequence ATGAAGGACTACGCCATTCAAGCGATCGATTTGACCAAGGCATTCCCTGGCGGTGCGGTTGCGGTCAGCGGTCTGGATCTCCAGGTCGAGCGCGGCGCTGTGTTCGGACTCATGGGGCGGAATGGGGCCGGAAAGACGACCGCCTTGCGCCTCTTGATGGGTCTCTTGAGGCCGGACCACGGGACGGCTCTGCTTCTTGGATCGAATCTCTGGAACGCGCCTCGCGGGTCGAGATCACGGATCGCTTACGTCTCCCAAACCGAACAGCTTCCCAGTTGGATGACCCTTGGTGAACTTTGCCGGTACGTGTCGCATTTCTACGAGCGCTGGAATCAGGACGTGATCACCGACCTGGCGCGCCGCTGGTTATTGCCCTGGAATCGCGCGGTCGGCCGGCTTTCGAACGGCGAACAAAGAAAAGCCGCCATTGCTCTGGCTTTGGCCCCGCAACCGGAAGTGTTGCTCCTGGATGAGCCGGCGGCCGGACTCGATCCGATCGCGCGGCGGGAATTGGTCGAAGAGTTGGTGAGCGTGATCAGCCGGGGCGAAGGTTGCACCGTGCTTTTCAGCACGCACGTCACGGCGGATGTGGAACGGATCGCGGAGTGCATCGGGTTTATGGATCGAGGGCGACTGTTGCTGAGCGCCCGGCTGGATGAACTGCAGGCCAGCACCCGGCGCGTTCAAATCATTTTCCCGGGTGATTCTCCACCGCAGAATTTGTCCATCCCCGGCGCGACAAGAACCGAAACGGCAGGACCAGTCGTGACCGCGATTACTCGGCATGCGGACCATCAATACTTTGAATCTCTGAAAACCAGGCCCGGTGTGCGGGTGCAGATTTTTCCCATGAGCCTCGAAGAAATCTTCATCGAGGTCGTCGGGCAAAACACGCGGGAGGACTTTGAAGCGGCCCGAGTCGAGTGA
- a CDS encoding GntR family transcriptional regulator: MLHFQIDPHSGLPVYRQVMDQIKYYVASGTLRPGDQLPSIRELAQKLAVNPTTVVKAYSELEHEQVIEMRHGKGAFVAEGSTRLSDREREKALRRLARQLAVEAAQMGATPEVVLRVLNEEFNDIAGRDLGTFAQKRGDNRS, encoded by the coding sequence ATGCTCCATTTCCAGATCGATCCGCACTCCGGTTTGCCGGTTTACCGGCAGGTGATGGATCAGATCAAATATTACGTGGCGTCTGGCACGTTGCGCCCGGGCGATCAGTTGCCTTCGATCCGGGAACTTGCGCAGAAGCTGGCGGTGAATCCAACGACGGTGGTCAAGGCTTACTCGGAACTCGAACATGAGCAAGTCATCGAAATGCGTCACGGCAAAGGAGCCTTCGTGGCCGAAGGCTCGACCCGCCTTTCCGACCGCGAACGCGAAAAAGCGTTGCGCCGCCTGGCCCGGCAGCTTGCCGTCGAGGCCGCCCAGATGGGCGCTACACCGGAAGTGGTATTGCGCGTGCTCAATGAAGAGTTTAACGACATCGCAGGCCGGGACCTGGGAACCTTCGCCCAAAAACGCGGCGATAACAGAAGCTGA
- a CDS encoding VCBS repeat-containing protein → MRRSVLNVGQACSLSHRVSLLGRVWLSLLTVLPSTWGQTEPATTREFQRGKELAQRYCATCHLFPDPNLLDRSTWQKGTMPFLRGRLGIDRLDPTDPDHRVVLDEWQLVWKYYFAAAPEKALPLGPRAPIQMDLKRFSVVNPGYRPGQRFVTLTQIDPATCRIYVGNAQTKTLDVLDASGKLLSSLAVESPPVGLARRSSGWFCTLIGRVPPHDQRLGKVIQLDNKGDTFAWRADALANLGRPTHSAFGDLNGDGREDLVVSGFGNIMGELAWYEQRSDGGYIPHVIYDRPGAVRTELFDFNKDGHLDILVLMAQAKEGIYLLLNNGHGQFTEKPVVEQHPVWGYAGFQLVDFNKDGFMDVLTANGDNGEYPSCLKNYHGIRLYLNDGQTRFREAFFYPLNGAFKAVAADFDLDGDSDIAAISYFPDYESSPEESFVYLENKGGLKFDAFSFPESVSGRWLVMDAGDVDGDGDPDIVLGAANRTPYKVNPALYEKWQNDGPSILILKNEVISGRRSPARRIDCGL, encoded by the coding sequence ATGCGCCGATCCGTCCTCAACGTAGGACAGGCTTGCAGCCTGTCTCACCGAGTTTCGCTCTTGGGACGCGTTTGGCTGAGCTTGTTGACGGTCCTGCCTTCGACTTGGGGTCAAACAGAGCCGGCCACCACGCGTGAATTTCAGCGAGGCAAGGAACTGGCGCAACGGTACTGCGCTACCTGCCACCTTTTTCCCGACCCAAATCTCCTGGATCGATCCACCTGGCAGAAAGGCACCATGCCGTTCCTGCGAGGCCGGCTGGGCATTGACCGCCTCGACCCAACCGATCCGGATCACCGCGTCGTCTTGGACGAATGGCAACTCGTCTGGAAGTACTACTTCGCCGCCGCGCCGGAGAAAGCCTTGCCGCTAGGACCGCGCGCGCCCATTCAAATGGACCTGAAGAGATTCTCCGTCGTGAATCCCGGATACCGGCCCGGCCAACGTTTCGTCACGCTCACGCAAATCGATCCGGCAACCTGCCGGATTTACGTCGGCAACGCCCAGACCAAAACGCTCGATGTGCTCGACGCCAGTGGGAAACTGCTTTCGTCGCTCGCGGTGGAAAGCCCTCCAGTTGGACTGGCGCGGCGTTCCAGCGGCTGGTTTTGCACGTTGATTGGGCGTGTGCCGCCGCACGATCAGCGATTGGGCAAAGTGATTCAGCTCGACAACAAAGGCGACACATTTGCCTGGCGCGCCGACGCGCTGGCCAACCTCGGGCGGCCCACTCACTCCGCATTTGGTGATCTGAACGGCGATGGCCGCGAAGACCTCGTGGTTTCTGGTTTTGGAAACATCATGGGCGAGTTGGCGTGGTACGAGCAGCGAAGCGACGGCGGGTACATTCCTCACGTGATCTATGATCGCCCGGGCGCCGTGCGCACTGAGCTGTTCGATTTCAACAAGGATGGCCACCTGGACATCCTCGTCCTGATGGCTCAGGCGAAGGAAGGCATTTACCTGTTGCTGAACAACGGCCACGGCCAATTCACCGAGAAACCCGTCGTGGAGCAGCACCCGGTTTGGGGCTACGCGGGATTCCAACTGGTTGATTTCAACAAGGACGGTTTCATGGATGTGCTGACAGCCAACGGCGACAATGGCGAATATCCGTCGTGCCTGAAAAATTACCATGGCATCCGGCTTTATTTGAACGACGGGCAAACTCGTTTTCGGGAAGCTTTCTTCTACCCGCTCAATGGCGCGTTCAAAGCCGTGGCGGCGGATTTCGACCTGGACGGCGACTCCGACATCGCGGCGATCTCGTATTTTCCGGACTACGAATCGTCGCCGGAAGAAAGCTTCGTCTATCTCGAAAACAAAGGCGGCCTGAAGTTTGACGCGTTCTCATTTCCGGAAAGCGTTTCGGGCCGCTGGCTCGTGATGGACGCCGGGGATGTCGATGGCGACGGCGATCCGGACATCGTGCTCGGCGCGGCCAACCGCACGCCGTATAAAGTGAACCCCGCGCTTTACGAGAAATGGCAGAACGACGGCCCTTCCATTTTGATACTGAAGAATGAAGTCATTTCAGGACGGCGTTCACCAGCCCGGCGGATCGATTGCGGTCTCTGA
- the ligA gene encoding NAD-dependent DNA ligase LigA produces MTFDQAQTRHAELSEQICAHDYAYYVLAKPVVTDREYDQLYRELLELEKTFPELITPDSPSRRVGGQPLNEFKSVHHLTPMLSLDNTYSQEDVQEFMNRVQKLVPKESLDWTVEPKVDGVAISLRYENGVLTVGATRGDGVSGDDITANLKTIRSIPLKLKTGAHRLPEFLEVRGEVYMTLAGFKKLNAEREAAGEEPFANPRNSTAGSLKQLDPKLVAKRPLDVVLYGTGQIDGAWKPASQVELLAGLRSLGFKTPERVWHCRSAKELLHAIEELDRAREKFAYETDGAVVKLNSFTLRERVGYTSKAPRWAIAYKYAAERAETKLKAITIQVGRTGALTPVAELEPVFLAGSTISRATLHNEEELRRKDIRAGDTVIIEKAGEVIPAVVGVVLDKRTGREKVFEFPRTCPECGAPVSRSTGLAVGDPGVVLRCANPDCPAQVRGRIGHWCARGAMDIEGAGEVLVEQLVKSGLVRDVADLYSLKLGQIVALERMGEKSAQNLLDGIQASKSRDVWRLIFGLGILHVGAGVAKALGRGFATLDDLRRASLEQLNEIQDVGSVIARSLRQWFDEKRNQDLIERLRAAGLNFQSSLYRPQAACGRFAGKTFVLTGTLPSLTREQAAAKIEALGGKVSSSVSQKTDYVVAGEEAGSKLEKAQKLGVKILDEQEFLKLCEGRETPDRIANADHGGLGF; encoded by the coding sequence ATGACTTTCGACCAAGCGCAAACTCGCCACGCGGAATTGTCAGAACAAATCTGCGCCCACGATTACGCGTACTATGTCCTGGCCAAGCCGGTCGTTACGGATCGGGAATATGACCAGCTTTATCGCGAGTTGCTAGAGCTGGAGAAAACGTTTCCGGAACTCATCACGCCCGATTCTCCGAGCCGGCGCGTCGGCGGACAGCCCTTGAACGAATTCAAGTCGGTTCATCACCTCACGCCGATGCTGAGCCTGGACAACACGTATTCGCAGGAGGATGTCCAGGAATTCATGAATCGCGTGCAGAAGCTCGTGCCGAAGGAATCGTTGGACTGGACGGTTGAACCCAAGGTGGACGGCGTCGCCATCAGTCTGCGATACGAGAACGGCGTGTTGACGGTGGGCGCCACGCGCGGGGACGGCGTGAGCGGCGATGACATCACGGCCAATCTGAAAACCATCCGCAGCATTCCTCTGAAGCTGAAGACGGGCGCGCATCGGCTGCCGGAATTTCTTGAAGTGCGCGGCGAAGTTTATATGACCCTCGCCGGTTTCAAAAAGCTGAACGCCGAGCGCGAAGCCGCGGGAGAGGAACCGTTCGCCAATCCGCGCAACTCCACGGCCGGATCTTTGAAGCAACTCGATCCCAAACTTGTCGCCAAACGGCCGCTCGACGTGGTGCTTTACGGCACGGGCCAAATCGATGGGGCCTGGAAGCCCGCTTCTCAAGTCGAACTGCTGGCCGGGTTGAGATCCCTTGGATTCAAAACGCCGGAGAGAGTCTGGCATTGCCGTTCTGCGAAAGAATTGCTCCACGCCATCGAAGAACTGGATCGCGCACGAGAGAAGTTCGCTTACGAAACGGATGGCGCCGTAGTCAAACTCAATTCCTTCACGCTCCGCGAGCGGGTTGGCTACACCTCCAAAGCGCCGCGCTGGGCCATCGCTTACAAATACGCCGCCGAACGCGCCGAGACGAAACTCAAAGCGATTACGATCCAGGTCGGACGCACGGGCGCTCTGACGCCGGTGGCGGAGCTGGAGCCGGTCTTCCTGGCGGGCAGCACCATCAGCCGCGCGACGCTGCACAACGAGGAAGAACTGCGCCGAAAAGATATTCGAGCCGGCGACACCGTGATCATCGAGAAAGCCGGCGAGGTCATTCCCGCCGTCGTGGGCGTGGTGTTGGATAAGCGGACGGGGCGAGAGAAGGTTTTCGAGTTTCCCAGGACGTGCCCTGAATGCGGCGCGCCCGTCTCGCGTTCGACCGGCCTGGCTGTGGGCGATCCGGGCGTGGTCTTGCGCTGCGCGAATCCGGATTGCCCGGCGCAGGTTCGCGGCCGCATCGGGCACTGGTGTGCAAGGGGGGCTATGGACATCGAAGGCGCGGGCGAGGTGCTCGTGGAACAATTGGTGAAAAGCGGCCTCGTTCGCGATGTGGCGGACCTCTACTCGCTCAAGCTCGGCCAAATCGTGGCGCTGGAGCGCATGGGAGAAAAATCCGCGCAAAACCTTCTCGACGGCATTCAAGCGAGCAAGAGCCGCGATGTCTGGCGGCTGATCTTCGGCCTGGGCATCTTGCACGTTGGCGCCGGAGTGGCCAAAGCGCTGGGCCGCGGCTTTGCGACGCTCGACGATTTGCGCCGGGCCAGTCTGGAACAGTTGAATGAGATCCAGGATGTCGGCAGCGTCATCGCGCGAAGCCTGCGGCAATGGTTCGACGAAAAGCGGAATCAGGACTTGATCGAGCGGCTGCGGGCGGCGGGATTGAATTTCCAATCGTCGCTTTACCGACCGCAAGCGGCTTGCGGCCGGTTCGCGGGGAAGACATTTGTCCTGACGGGCACGCTGCCATCGCTGACGCGCGAGCAAGCCGCGGCGAAGATCGAAGCCCTCGGCGGCAAGGTCAGCAGCAGCGTGAGCCAGAAAACCGATTACGTTGTTGCGGGCGAGGAAGCGGGTTCCAAGTTGGAGAAAGCGCAGAAGCTCGGCGTGAAAATCTTGGACGAACAGGAGTTCTTGAAGTTGTGCGAGGGGCGAGAAACTCCCGACCGCATTGCGAATGCAGACCACGGTGGACTTGGATTTTGA